The following coding sequences lie in one Arachis hypogaea cultivar Tifrunner chromosome 9, arahy.Tifrunner.gnm2.J5K5, whole genome shotgun sequence genomic window:
- the LOC112712590 gene encoding aminodeoxychorismate synthase, chloroplastic isoform X1: MYLHHPLRILTAFVTIRHHLFQPCFFRKLRYLSPSPPSSFSLFEGGVGSGVEAAASCSDPIQFSDTFSIRKMNLALRLLPSELTCPTSENIQYANVNFLLFKPSVRVSCFIKKDDVQPSNYDRKNVTISCQLMHSQLEESFKRKKRLQVPLPLQKPDFVRTLLIDNYDSYTYNIYQELSVVNGVPPVVIQNDDWIWEELSHYLYEENAFDNIVISPGPGSPACPQDIGICLQLLHKCWDIPVLGVCLGHQALGYVHGAHIVHAPEPIHGRLSEVEHGGCQLFHGIPSGRNSGFKVVRYHSLVIDSKSLPEVLIPIAWTSSSSTHPFVGPKDHNISNALGTQTDKNVFIDSFSPKAENGTTRSPRVLMGIKHCTRPHYGVQFHPESVATFHGSQIFKNFRDITNEYWLRYRSSQSREKCVHSYAHMQVSSASRHCGDSYRSINSENSKVDHLNKVVNGHRHMVDDNAEMTRLEKFNVANVHHERTDRKCLKLKWRKYTHLASQVGGAKGIFCGLFGREPENTFWLDSSSTEKGRARFSFMGGKGGPLWKQLTFRLSDQSDGCSKGGGYLSMESCQGSTETRFLEEGFFDFLNKELQSYHYDEKDYEGLPFDFHGGYVGYIGYNLKSECGVASNRYKSETPDACFFFVDSLVAVDHKNDNVYILAIHEESSSMTQWLDDAEEKLLNLNGSEIMGSEKQYLHPLTCSSQKAGFAAEKSREQYIEDVKKCLEYIKDGESYELCLTTQMRKPIENLDSLGLYLHLRERNPAPYAAWLNFPKEDLCICCSSPERFLQLDRNNILEAKPIKGTIARGATAEEDEQLKLKLQLSEKDQAENLMIVDLLRNDLGRVCDPGSVHVPHLMDVESYATVHTMVSTIRGKKRSDASAVDCVRAAFPGGSMTGASKLRSMELLDSIESCSRGIYSGCIGFFSYNQTFDLNIVIRTVIIHDGEASIGAGGAIVSLSNPEDEYKEMILKTKAPAKAVIDFE, translated from the exons ATGTATCTGCACCACCCGCTCCGAATCCTCACCGCCTTcgtcaccattcgccaccatctCTTTCAACCATGCTTCTTCCGTAAACTGCGGTATctatctccttctcctccttcttcctttTCGCTTTTTG AAGGTGGTGTTGGCAGTGGTGTGGAGGCTGCAGCTTCTTGCTCAGATCCAATCCAGTTTTCGGACACTTTTTCAATACGAAAAATGAACCTTGCTCTGCGGTTGCTGCCTTCTGAGCTCACTTGTCCAACAAGTGAAAACATTCAATATGCAAATGTGAACTTTCTTTTGTTCAAACCGTCGGTGAGAGTCTCTTGTTTTATTAAGAAAGATGATGTGCAGCCATCGAACTATGATAGAAAGAATGTGACTATATCTTGCCAATTGATGCATAGTCAGTTAGAAGAgtcatttaaaagaaaaaaaaggctaCAGGTGCCTTTGCCTTTACAGAAGCCAGATTTTGTGAGAACATTGTTGATTGACAACTATGACAGTTacacatataatatatatcaGGAGTTATCTGTTGTTAATGGAG TCCCTCCTGTGGTAATCCAAAATGATGATTGGATATGGGAAGAACTTAGCCATTACTTGTATGAAGAAAATGCATTTGATAACATTGTAATATCGCCTGGACCTGGTTCTCCAGCATGCCCACAAGATATAG GTATTTGTCTTCAACTACTGCATAAATGCTGGGATATACCTGTTTTGGGTGTTTGCCTCGGACACCAG GCATTGGGATATGTTCATGGAGCTCACATTGTCCATGCGCCCGAACCAATCCATGGGCGTTTGAG TGAAGTTGAGCATGGCGGCTGCCAGCTTTTTCATGGCATACCATCTGGCAGGAATTCAGGTTTCAAG GTGGTTCGATATCATTCATTGGTTATAGATTCTAAATCACTTCCTGAAGTGCTCATTCCAATAGCTTGGACGTCTTCCTCAAGCACACATCCATTTGTTGGGCCGAAGGATCATAACATCTCCAATGCTCTTGGAACACAAACAGATAAAAATGTCTTCATTGATTCTTTTTCACCTAAAGCAGAAAATGGAACAACGAGAAGTCCAAGAGTTCTTATGGGGATCAAGCATTGCACAAGACCGCACTATGGCGTGCAG TTTCATCCAGAGAGTGTTGCAACCTTCCATGGAAGTCAAATATTCAAGAATTTCAGAGATATTACAAATGAGTATTGGCTGAGATACAGATCATCACAAAGCAGAGAAAAATGTGTTCATTCTTACG CACACATGCAGGTTTCAAGTGCTAGTAGACATTGTGGAGATTCGTATAGAAGTATTAATTCAGAGAACAGTAAAGTTGATCACCTAAATAAGGTAGTTAATGGTCATCGACATATGGTAGATGATAATGCTGAGATGACTCGTTTAGAAAAGTTCAACGTTGCAAATGTTCATCATGAAAGAACTGATAGAaaatgtttgaagttgaaatgGAGGAAATACACTCACCTGGCTAGTCAAGTCGGTGGTGCGAAAGGTATATTTTGTGGGTTGTTTGGACGTGAACCTGAAAACACTTTCTGGTTGGATAGTTCTTCCACAGAGAag GGAAGAGCACGCTTCTCATTCATGGGAGGAAAAGGTGGACCACTTTGGAAGCAATTGACTTTCAGACTATCTGATCAAAG TGATGGGTGTTCGAAAGGTGGTGGCTACTTGTCAATGGAAAGTTGTCAAGGTTCCACTGAAACAAGATTCTTGGAAGAAGGTTTCTTTGATTTTTTGAACAAG GAGCTTCAATCATATCACTATGATGAAAAAGATTACGAAGGTCTCCCATTTGACTTTCATGGTGGATATGTTGGTTACATCGG GTATAACCTCAAAAGTGAATGTGGTGTCGCATCTAATCGTTACAAATCCGAAACTCCAGatgcttgttttttctttgtcGACAGCCTTGTAGCTGTTGACCACAAAAATGACAATGTTTATATATTGGCTATACATGAAGAAAGCTCAAGCATGACACAGTGGTTGGATGATGCTGAGGAGAAGCTTCTGAACTTAAATGGCTCTGAGATAATGGGATCAGAAAAGCAGTATCTTCATCCTCTAACTTGTTCCTCACAAAAGGCCGGTTTTGCAGCTGAAAAATCTAGAGAGCAGTACATTGAGGATGTAAAGAAGTGCCTGGAATACATTAAAGATGGAGAAAGCTATGAGTTGTGCCTCACAACTCAGATGAGGAAACCGATCGAGAATTTAGACTCTCTTGGACTCTATCTTCATTTGAGAGAAAGGAATCCAGCACCTTATGCTGCGTGGCTTAATTTTCCGAAGGAAGACTTGTGTATTTGCTGCTCTTCCCCTGAGAGGTTCTTGCAGTTGGATAGAAATAATATCCTAGAAGCTAAGCCCATTAAGGGTACAATAGCTCGTGGTGCTACCGCCGAGGAAGATGAGCAACTCAAATTGAAATTGCAACTCAG TGAAAAGGATCAAGCTGAAAATCTGATGATTGTGGACCTTCTAAGGAATGATCTCGGTCGGGTCTGTGATCCAGGATCTGTCCATGTGCCACATCTCATGGATGTGGAGTCGTATGCAACTGTTCACACAATGGTGAGCACGATTCGTGGGAAGAAGAGGTCTGACGCCAGTGCAGTAGATTGCGTAAGAGCTGCATTCCCAGGTGGTTCGATGACTGGTGCTTCAAAGTTGAGATCGATGGAACTTCTTGATTCCATTGAAAGTTGTTCTCGAGGTATATACTCCGGTTGTATCGGATTTTTTTCGTATAACCAGACATTTGATCTTAATATTGTCATAAGAACGGTGATTATACATGATGGTGAAGCTTCAATAGGAGCTGGAGGTGCCATTGTTTCTTTGTCGAACCCCGAAGACGAGTACAAAGAGATGATCCTGAAAACAAAAGCCCCAGCAAAGGCAGTGATAGATTTTGAATAG
- the LOC112712590 gene encoding aminodeoxychorismate synthase, chloroplastic isoform X2, whose amino-acid sequence MNLALRLLPSELTCPTSENIQYANVNFLLFKPSVRVSCFIKKDDVQPSNYDRKNVTISCQLMHSQLEESFKRKKRLQVPLPLQKPDFVRTLLIDNYDSYTYNIYQELSVVNGVPPVVIQNDDWIWEELSHYLYEENAFDNIVISPGPGSPACPQDIGICLQLLHKCWDIPVLGVCLGHQALGYVHGAHIVHAPEPIHGRLSEVEHGGCQLFHGIPSGRNSGFKVVRYHSLVIDSKSLPEVLIPIAWTSSSSTHPFVGPKDHNISNALGTQTDKNVFIDSFSPKAENGTTRSPRVLMGIKHCTRPHYGVQFHPESVATFHGSQIFKNFRDITNEYWLRYRSSQSREKCVHSYAHMQVSSASRHCGDSYRSINSENSKVDHLNKVVNGHRHMVDDNAEMTRLEKFNVANVHHERTDRKCLKLKWRKYTHLASQVGGAKGIFCGLFGREPENTFWLDSSSTEKGRARFSFMGGKGGPLWKQLTFRLSDQSDGCSKGGGYLSMESCQGSTETRFLEEGFFDFLNKELQSYHYDEKDYEGLPFDFHGGYVGYIGYNLKSECGVASNRYKSETPDACFFFVDSLVAVDHKNDNVYILAIHEESSSMTQWLDDAEEKLLNLNGSEIMGSEKQYLHPLTCSSQKAGFAAEKSREQYIEDVKKCLEYIKDGESYELCLTTQMRKPIENLDSLGLYLHLRERNPAPYAAWLNFPKEDLCICCSSPERFLQLDRNNILEAKPIKGTIARGATAEEDEQLKLKLQLSEKDQAENLMIVDLLRNDLGRVCDPGSVHVPHLMDVESYATVHTMVSTIRGKKRSDASAVDCVRAAFPGGSMTGASKLRSMELLDSIESCSRGIYSGCIGFFSYNQTFDLNIVIRTVIIHDGEASIGAGGAIVSLSNPEDEYKEMILKTKAPAKAVIDFE is encoded by the exons ATGAACCTTGCTCTGCGGTTGCTGCCTTCTGAGCTCACTTGTCCAACAAGTGAAAACATTCAATATGCAAATGTGAACTTTCTTTTGTTCAAACCGTCGGTGAGAGTCTCTTGTTTTATTAAGAAAGATGATGTGCAGCCATCGAACTATGATAGAAAGAATGTGACTATATCTTGCCAATTGATGCATAGTCAGTTAGAAGAgtcatttaaaagaaaaaaaaggctaCAGGTGCCTTTGCCTTTACAGAAGCCAGATTTTGTGAGAACATTGTTGATTGACAACTATGACAGTTacacatataatatatatcaGGAGTTATCTGTTGTTAATGGAG TCCCTCCTGTGGTAATCCAAAATGATGATTGGATATGGGAAGAACTTAGCCATTACTTGTATGAAGAAAATGCATTTGATAACATTGTAATATCGCCTGGACCTGGTTCTCCAGCATGCCCACAAGATATAG GTATTTGTCTTCAACTACTGCATAAATGCTGGGATATACCTGTTTTGGGTGTTTGCCTCGGACACCAG GCATTGGGATATGTTCATGGAGCTCACATTGTCCATGCGCCCGAACCAATCCATGGGCGTTTGAG TGAAGTTGAGCATGGCGGCTGCCAGCTTTTTCATGGCATACCATCTGGCAGGAATTCAGGTTTCAAG GTGGTTCGATATCATTCATTGGTTATAGATTCTAAATCACTTCCTGAAGTGCTCATTCCAATAGCTTGGACGTCTTCCTCAAGCACACATCCATTTGTTGGGCCGAAGGATCATAACATCTCCAATGCTCTTGGAACACAAACAGATAAAAATGTCTTCATTGATTCTTTTTCACCTAAAGCAGAAAATGGAACAACGAGAAGTCCAAGAGTTCTTATGGGGATCAAGCATTGCACAAGACCGCACTATGGCGTGCAG TTTCATCCAGAGAGTGTTGCAACCTTCCATGGAAGTCAAATATTCAAGAATTTCAGAGATATTACAAATGAGTATTGGCTGAGATACAGATCATCACAAAGCAGAGAAAAATGTGTTCATTCTTACG CACACATGCAGGTTTCAAGTGCTAGTAGACATTGTGGAGATTCGTATAGAAGTATTAATTCAGAGAACAGTAAAGTTGATCACCTAAATAAGGTAGTTAATGGTCATCGACATATGGTAGATGATAATGCTGAGATGACTCGTTTAGAAAAGTTCAACGTTGCAAATGTTCATCATGAAAGAACTGATAGAaaatgtttgaagttgaaatgGAGGAAATACACTCACCTGGCTAGTCAAGTCGGTGGTGCGAAAGGTATATTTTGTGGGTTGTTTGGACGTGAACCTGAAAACACTTTCTGGTTGGATAGTTCTTCCACAGAGAag GGAAGAGCACGCTTCTCATTCATGGGAGGAAAAGGTGGACCACTTTGGAAGCAATTGACTTTCAGACTATCTGATCAAAG TGATGGGTGTTCGAAAGGTGGTGGCTACTTGTCAATGGAAAGTTGTCAAGGTTCCACTGAAACAAGATTCTTGGAAGAAGGTTTCTTTGATTTTTTGAACAAG GAGCTTCAATCATATCACTATGATGAAAAAGATTACGAAGGTCTCCCATTTGACTTTCATGGTGGATATGTTGGTTACATCGG GTATAACCTCAAAAGTGAATGTGGTGTCGCATCTAATCGTTACAAATCCGAAACTCCAGatgcttgttttttctttgtcGACAGCCTTGTAGCTGTTGACCACAAAAATGACAATGTTTATATATTGGCTATACATGAAGAAAGCTCAAGCATGACACAGTGGTTGGATGATGCTGAGGAGAAGCTTCTGAACTTAAATGGCTCTGAGATAATGGGATCAGAAAAGCAGTATCTTCATCCTCTAACTTGTTCCTCACAAAAGGCCGGTTTTGCAGCTGAAAAATCTAGAGAGCAGTACATTGAGGATGTAAAGAAGTGCCTGGAATACATTAAAGATGGAGAAAGCTATGAGTTGTGCCTCACAACTCAGATGAGGAAACCGATCGAGAATTTAGACTCTCTTGGACTCTATCTTCATTTGAGAGAAAGGAATCCAGCACCTTATGCTGCGTGGCTTAATTTTCCGAAGGAAGACTTGTGTATTTGCTGCTCTTCCCCTGAGAGGTTCTTGCAGTTGGATAGAAATAATATCCTAGAAGCTAAGCCCATTAAGGGTACAATAGCTCGTGGTGCTACCGCCGAGGAAGATGAGCAACTCAAATTGAAATTGCAACTCAG TGAAAAGGATCAAGCTGAAAATCTGATGATTGTGGACCTTCTAAGGAATGATCTCGGTCGGGTCTGTGATCCAGGATCTGTCCATGTGCCACATCTCATGGATGTGGAGTCGTATGCAACTGTTCACACAATGGTGAGCACGATTCGTGGGAAGAAGAGGTCTGACGCCAGTGCAGTAGATTGCGTAAGAGCTGCATTCCCAGGTGGTTCGATGACTGGTGCTTCAAAGTTGAGATCGATGGAACTTCTTGATTCCATTGAAAGTTGTTCTCGAGGTATATACTCCGGTTGTATCGGATTTTTTTCGTATAACCAGACATTTGATCTTAATATTGTCATAAGAACGGTGATTATACATGATGGTGAAGCTTCAATAGGAGCTGGAGGTGCCATTGTTTCTTTGTCGAACCCCGAAGACGAGTACAAAGAGATGATCCTGAAAACAAAAGCCCCAGCAAAGGCAGTGATAGATTTTGAATAG